The Ruminococcus bovis genome includes a region encoding these proteins:
- a CDS encoding NAD(P)H-hydrate dehydratase, whose product MKEINYQFLKNTIKPRPYNAHKGSMGSLLSICGSYGMAGAEILSAKSALRTGVGLLRLLILKSVYPIVAQVVPEAVFLPVDNGDKLSFSMKNIDTINENIGKSKALLIGCGLSHNEDTENLVQYIVKNCKIPMVLDADGLNCISNHINLLKEKSCDIIITPHPGEMSRLTGLSVKEISANPQKVAEDFSREYGVVTVLKGADTVISNGEETYISYAGNPGMATGGSGDVLAGIISSLLAQGYSPTDSACCGVFIHGSAGDEAKKVLGEASMLPSDIVDNIYKVFKNIE is encoded by the coding sequence ATGAAAGAAATTAATTATCAGTTCCTAAAAAATACTATTAAACCACGCCCATACAATGCCCATAAGGGTAGTATGGGTTCTTTGTTATCTATTTGTGGCAGTTATGGTATGGCAGGTGCAGAGATTTTATCTGCTAAATCTGCTTTAAGGACAGGTGTTGGACTACTTAGACTATTAATATTGAAATCAGTTTATCCTATTGTTGCACAAGTTGTACCGGAAGCAGTTTTCTTACCGGTTGATAACGGTGATAAACTTTCTTTCAGTATGAAGAATATTGACACTATAAATGAAAATATAGGAAAGTCAAAGGCTCTACTTATTGGTTGTGGACTTTCTCACAATGAAGATACAGAAAACCTTGTACAGTATATTGTGAAAAACTGTAAAATTCCTATGGTGCTTGATGCTGATGGTCTAAACTGTATTTCAAATCATATAAATTTACTAAAGGAAAAAAGTTGTGATATTATCATTACACCACATCCCGGAGAAATGAGTAGGCTGACAGGACTTTCGGTAAAAGAAATCTCAGCTAATCCACAAAAGGTAGCAGAGGACTTTAGCAGAGAATACGGTGTTGTAACTGTTCTAAAAGGTGCTGACACAGTTATTTCTAACGGTGAAGAAACATATATTAGTTATGCAGGAAATCCGGGAATGGCTACCGGTGGCAGTGGTGATGTTTTGGCAGGAATTATCTCTTCCCTACTTGCACAAGGATATTCACCTACTGACAGTGCATGTTGTGGTGTTTTTATCCATGGCAGTGCCGGTGATGAAGCAAAAAAGGTTCTTGGTGAAGCATCTATGTTGCCAAGTGATATTGTTGACAACATCTACAAAGTGTTTAAAAATATAGAATAG
- a CDS encoding ABC transporter substrate-binding protein, with protein sequence MKKETVKRIVVAGVAGMMAATCLAGCGTSSSNDKDSSGAKGQVYYLNFKPEQDQAWQKLAKEYTKETGVKVKVQTAAEGKYEETLTSAMDKDNAPTLFQVNGPVGLKNWKDYCLDLKDSDIYKQLTSDSFALKDGDSVSGIAYVIESYGIIYNKTLLQKYCDSSFATVKKIEDINSFDKLKTVADEIQKNKDKLGVKGAFTSAGMDSSSDWRFKTHLANMPIYYEYKKDNITSTDAIKGTYLDNYKKIFDLYITDSTCAPTALANKTATDSETEFIKGQAVFFQNGTWEYDAIKKGGLKDDEMGMLPIYIGVDGEENQGLCTGSENYWCVNSNASEDDQKATLDFMKWCVTSDKGTSAMANDMGFVIPFKDAKEATNALVKVADKYVSDGKEAVSWNFTTMPSEDWKNGVGTALTQYAAGTGKWDDVVKAFVDGWKTEYAKANG encoded by the coding sequence ATGAAAAAAGAAACAGTGAAGAGAATCGTAGTTGCCGGCGTGGCAGGTATGATGGCAGCTACTTGTTTAGCTGGTTGTGGCACTTCAAGTTCTAACGATAAGGACAGTAGTGGTGCTAAAGGTCAGGTTTATTATCTAAACTTTAAACCTGAACAGGATCAGGCTTGGCAGAAGTTAGCTAAGGAATACACAAAGGAAACAGGTGTTAAGGTTAAAGTTCAGACTGCTGCCGAAGGTAAGTATGAAGAAACTCTTACATCTGCAATGGATAAGGACAATGCTCCTACACTATTCCAGGTTAACGGTCCTGTTGGTCTAAAAAACTGGAAAGACTATTGTCTAGATCTTAAAGATTCTGACATTTACAAGCAGTTAACAAGCGATTCATTTGCACTAAAGGACGGCGACAGTGTATCAGGTATTGCTTATGTTATTGAGTCATACGGTATCATTTACAACAAGACTCTACTTCAAAAGTATTGTGATTCTTCATTTGCTACAGTTAAGAAGATTGAAGACATCAACAGCTTTGATAAGCTAAAGACTGTTGCTGATGAAATTCAGAAGAACAAAGATAAGTTAGGTGTTAAGGGTGCCTTTACTTCAGCAGGTATGGATAGTTCATCTGACTGGAGATTTAAGACTCACCTAGCAAATATGCCTATCTACTATGAATACAAGAAGGACAACATTACTTCTACAGATGCTATCAAGGGTACTTACCTTGATAACTACAAGAAGATTTTCGATCTATACATCACAGATTCAACATGTGCTCCTACTGCTCTTGCTAACAAGACAGCTACTGACTCAGAAACAGAATTCATTAAGGGTCAGGCAGTATTCTTCCAGAACGGTACTTGGGAATATGACGCTATCAAGAAGGGCGGCCTAAAGGACGACGAAATGGGTATGCTACCTATTTACATCGGTGTTGACGGTGAAGAAAATCAGGGTCTATGCACAGGTTCTGAAAACTACTGGTGTGTAAACAGTAACGCTTCTGAAGACGATCAGAAGGCTACTCTAGACTTTATGAAATGGTGTGTAACATCTGACAAGGGTACTTCTGCAATGGCTAACGATATGGGCTTTGTAATCCCATTCAAGGATGCTAAGGAAGCTACAAACGCTCTAGTTAAGGTTGCTGACAAGTATGTATCTGACGGTAAAGAAGCTGTTTCTTGGAACTTTACAACAATGCCTAGTGAAGACTGGAAGAACGGTGTTGGTACAGCTCTAACACAGTATGCTGCCGGTACAGGTAAGTGGGATGATGTTGTTAAGGCTTTCGTTGACGGTTGGA
- a CDS encoding type II toxin-antitoxin system PemK/MazF family toxin, translating to MTVKRGDIYYADLSPVVGSEQGGVRPVLIVQNDVGNKYSPTVIAAAITSQHQKAKLPTHIEINGSKSGLAKDSVVLLEQIRTIDKKRLREKMGEVEFNSMNQVDEALSISFGINNRLTT from the coding sequence ATGACAGTTAAGCGTGGAGATATATATTATGCTGACCTAAGTCCTGTTGTTGGCAGTGAACAAGGAGGAGTCAGACCGGTACTTATTGTACAAAATGATGTTGGCAACAAATATTCACCGACAGTTATTGCAGCAGCAATTACAAGTCAACACCAAAAGGCTAAACTTCCAACACATATTGAGATAAACGGTAGCAAAAGTGGACTGGCAAAGGACTCTGTAGTTTTGCTGGAACAAATTCGCACAATAGACAAAAAGCGACTTAGAGAAAAGATGGGGGAAGTTGAATTTAACTCTATGAATCAAGTTGATGAAGCACTATCAATCTCATTCGGTATAAACAACAGACTTACTACATAA
- a CDS encoding IreB family regulatory phosphoprotein translates to MLDKTMIFSINGDRDQEIKNAMISVYNSLKQKGYNPINQLVGYILSEDPTYITTYNNARNIISSIDRDELLEALVKSYLNI, encoded by the coding sequence ATGTTAGATAAGACAATGATTTTCTCAATTAACGGTGACCGTGATCAAGAGATTAAGAATGCAATGATTTCTGTTTATAATTCTCTAAAGCAGAAAGGCTATAACCCAATTAATCAGCTTGTTGGTTACATTCTTTCAGAAGATCCTACCTATATCACAACATATAATAATGCTCGTAACATTATTAGTTCTATTGACAGGGATGAGTTACTGGAAGCACTTGTGAAATCATATTTGAATATTTAA
- a CDS encoding DUF624 domain-containing protein, with the protein MKSFKNSAFARFFTNFPKIMFANLLYTIPSTICFAIFGLIGYLTGFQNVIVWFLGIIPAYPLYAGLVMVIRKIAIEKEDINVLDTFKTSVKENWKTFLINGIITYLIITLSVFAILYYYSMASVSAVYSALLTLYLFFSAMLVATMFYVPMMNITYDIKLLQVYKNSFILVFGKILRSVLTLLAVAVPTAVAFFAIMLTSNVWLLIAGILVSLIYPLFYTYIVVSIISKPLQEAVGSFTKKDDRYVVLPKERDIEKEKKLMDENKDSEYVFVNGRMIKKDK; encoded by the coding sequence ATGAAAAGCTTTAAAAACTCTGCTTTTGCAAGATTTTTCACTAATTTCCCAAAAATTATGTTTGCAAATCTTTTATATACTATTCCCTCAACCATATGCTTTGCTATATTTGGTTTGATAGGTTACTTAACAGGTTTTCAAAATGTAATAGTTTGGTTTTTAGGAATTATACCGGCTTACCCACTTTATGCCGGACTTGTAATGGTAATTAGGAAAATTGCAATTGAAAAGGAAGATATTAATGTACTTGATACATTCAAAACTTCTGTAAAAGAAAATTGGAAAACATTTTTAATTAACGGTATCATAACTTACCTTATAATTACACTTTCAGTTTTCGCAATTCTTTACTACTATTCAATGGCAAGTGTCAGTGCAGTTTACAGTGCATTGCTTACACTATATTTATTCTTTAGTGCAATGCTGGTGGCTACAATGTTCTATGTGCCTATGATGAACATTACATATGATATTAAGCTACTTCAAGTGTACAAGAACTCATTTATACTTGTATTTGGCAAGATTTTAAGAAGTGTTTTAACTTTACTTGCAGTTGCAGTACCTACTGCTGTGGCATTCTTTGCAATTATGCTAACAAGTAATGTATGGCTACTGATTGCAGGTATTTTGGTTTCACTTATTTACCCACTATTCTATACTTACATTGTTGTTTCTATTATCTCAAAGCCATTGCAAGAGGCAGTTGGTTCTTTCACTAAGAAAGATGACAGATATGTTGTACTTCCTAAGGAAAGAGATATTGAAAAAGAAAAGAAACTTATGGATGAAAATAAAGACAGTGAATATGTATTTGTTAACGGTAGAATGATTAAGAAAGATAAGTGA
- the pheT gene encoding phenylalanine--tRNA ligase subunit beta: MFLSMNWIEDFVDLSGLNKVDLIHQFSLSTAEVENDIFFKGSDLSGVVVAEIKSVEEHPESKKLHLLKVDAGEDELTDVVCGAPNVRVGMKTAFAKVGAKIGEIEIAPRPLAGYMSNGMCCSEAEIGISDDNSGIMDITDDVANGTDIKEVYAIDDIIFEVDNKSLTNRPDLWGHYGIAREFAALANRELKPLEVDDLKAYDNLPKIDMKIEDPLCQRYSCLQVENINRNISPVNMRIRLFYCGMRGINFLADLTNYLMLEMGQPMHAFDSRKVEKIRIKRFDKPFTFQTLDGVDRNIDENTLMICNDNTPVAIAGIMGGLDSEIVDDTTTLTLESATFDSVSVRKSTVRLAHRTDASMRYEKSLDPEMTVTAIGRFVNLLKKYDSDIKVVSSLTDEYAYHYDTVELDFDKNFVDRYTGIEISNDTIVKTLESLGFKVTLENDNFAVVVPSWRATKDVTIKADIIEEITRIYGYDNFEINTTRSPLYPVRMDEVKSDEEKIKDMLVKKYNLHEVHSYVWAYSDEQKALGIPVEENIKLANATNPNIETIRKSIIPTQLCQVKSNVGYAPEFGIFEIGRVVEGLDNDNKCIEKKNLAITLYSKTADIKDLYIELRDILATITDDLKHKALTFEVMEATKSYEHPVNLNKVILDGKTIGKVGIVHPVVNKNIDKKANIVFAEIDIKAFAGVENSSIQYEEPSKFPPMTYDLSLELSPNVFYSQLQECWKNVGTEILKNTKIVDTYDTDTIHSMTIRFEFSSNERTLSSAEVQEVMDKIVENLKGINVSLRG; encoded by the coding sequence ATGTTTTTATCTATGAACTGGATTGAAGATTTTGTTGACCTAAGTGGTCTTAACAAAGTTGATTTAATTCATCAATTCTCCCTTTCTACTGCAGAGGTTGAGAATGATATTTTCTTTAAAGGCTCTGATTTAAGTGGTGTTGTTGTAGCAGAAATTAAGTCTGTTGAAGAACACCCTGAGTCAAAGAAACTTCACCTACTAAAAGTTGATGCCGGTGAAGATGAATTAACTGATGTTGTTTGTGGTGCACCTAATGTAAGAGTAGGTATGAAAACTGCTTTTGCTAAGGTTGGTGCTAAGATTGGTGAAATTGAAATTGCACCTAGACCACTTGCCGGTTATATGTCAAACGGTATGTGTTGTTCTGAGGCTGAAATCGGTATTAGTGACGATAACTCAGGTATTATGGATATTACTGATGATGTAGCTAACGGTACAGATATTAAAGAAGTTTATGCTATTGACGATATTATCTTTGAAGTTGACAACAAGTCACTAACTAACCGTCCTGACCTATGGGGTCACTATGGTATTGCAAGAGAATTTGCAGCTTTAGCAAACAGAGAACTAAAGCCACTTGAAGTTGACGATTTAAAGGCATATGACAATCTACCAAAGATTGATATGAAAATTGAAGACCCTCTATGCCAGAGATATTCTTGCTTACAGGTTGAAAATATTAACAGAAACATCAGCCCTGTAAATATGAGAATCAGACTATTCTACTGTGGTATGAGAGGTATCAACTTCCTTGCTGACTTAACTAACTACTTAATGCTTGAAATGGGTCAGCCAATGCACGCATTTGACTCAAGAAAAGTTGAAAAAATCAGAATTAAGCGTTTTGATAAGCCATTTACTTTCCAGACACTTGATGGTGTTGACAGAAACATTGATGAAAACACATTGATGATTTGTAACGACAACACACCTGTTGCTATTGCAGGTATTATGGGTGGTCTTGACTCTGAAATTGTTGACGATACAACAACACTTACCCTTGAATCAGCTACATTTGACTCAGTATCAGTTAGAAAGTCAACTGTAAGACTTGCTCACAGAACAGATGCATCTATGAGATATGAAAAGTCCCTTGACCCTGAAATGACAGTTACTGCTATCGGTAGATTTGTTAACCTACTAAAGAAGTACGACTCAGACATTAAGGTTGTTTCTTCTCTAACAGATGAATATGCTTATCACTACGATACAGTAGAACTTGACTTTGACAAGAACTTTGTTGACAGATACACAGGTATTGAAATCAGCAATGATACTATTGTAAAGACTCTAGAGTCACTTGGCTTTAAGGTTACTCTTGAAAATGACAACTTTGCAGTTGTAGTTCCTTCATGGAGAGCAACTAAGGATGTTACCATCAAGGCTGACATTATTGAAGAAATCACAAGAATTTACGGTTACGATAACTTTGAAATCAATACAACTCGTTCACCACTTTATCCTGTAAGAATGGATGAAGTTAAATCTGATGAAGAAAAAATTAAGGATATGCTTGTTAAGAAGTATAATCTTCACGAAGTACATTCTTATGTATGGGCATATAGTGATGAACAAAAGGCACTTGGTATTCCTGTAGAAGAAAATATCAAACTTGCCAACGCTACTAACCCTAACATTGAAACAATCAGAAAATCAATTATCCCAACTCAGCTATGTCAGGTTAAGTCAAATGTTGGTTATGCTCCTGAATTCGGTATCTTTGAAATCGGCAGAGTTGTTGAAGGCTTAGATAATGACAATAAGTGCATTGAAAAGAAGAATCTTGCTATTACACTATATAGCAAAACTGCTGATATTAAGGACCTTTACATTGAACTAAGAGATATTCTTGCTACAATTACAGATGACCTAAAGCATAAGGCATTAACATTTGAAGTAATGGAAGCTACTAAGAGCTATGAACATCCTGTTAACCTAAACAAGGTTATCCTTGATGGCAAGACTATCGGCAAGGTTGGCATTGTTCATCCTGTAGTAAACAAGAATATTGATAAGAAAGCAAATATCGTATTTGCCGAGATTGATATTAAGGCATTTGCAGGTGTTGAGAACTCAAGTATTCAGTATGAAGAACCATCAAAGTTCCCGCCAATGACATATGACCTAAGCCTAGAGCTTTCTCCTAATGTTTTCTACTCTCAGTTACAGGAATGTTGGAAAAATGTTGGCACAGAAATTCTTAAAAACACAAAGATTGTTGACACATATGACACAGACACAATCCACAGTATGACAATTCGTTTTGAATTTTCTTCCAACGAAAGGACACTTTCTTCTGCTGAAGTTCAGGAAGTTATGGACAAAATTGTTGAAAATCTAAAGGGAATTAATGTTTCTTTAAGAGGTTAA
- the pheS gene encoding phenylalanine--tRNA ligase subunit alpha → MDEKIINLKKELKNELEKIQNLVDLDKVRVAYLGKKGSVTGLLKGMKELSNEERKEFGKKVNELKATVAKNIEEKTAELKAKEIEKEINSMPKIDITTPANLVRGSYHPITLVQRQCEEIFRSMGFTVEDYSEVVTDYECFESLNIPKHHPARDMQDTYYLENGQLLKSQTSAAQNAILKKYGKNLIENDVPIRAIFPGRCFRNEATDACHENTFFQMEGVMVDKDISISNLIYFMKTMLSEVFQKDIKVRLRPGFFPFVEPGFELDISCLICGGEGCASCKHSGWLELCPCGMIHPEVLKEGGIDPEKYTGFAFGLGLTRLAMMKYGVKDIRDLNSGNLKSLSQFTDDK, encoded by the coding sequence ATGGACGAAAAAATCATTAATCTAAAAAAAGAATTAAAAAATGAACTTGAAAAAATCCAAAACCTCGTTGACCTTGACAAAGTAAGAGTTGCTTACCTTGGTAAAAAAGGTAGTGTAACCGGTCTTTTAAAGGGAATGAAGGAACTTTCTAATGAAGAAAGAAAAGAATTTGGTAAGAAAGTAAATGAACTTAAGGCAACTGTTGCAAAGAACATTGAAGAAAAAACTGCTGAGCTAAAGGCTAAGGAAATTGAGAAAGAAATTAACTCAATGCCTAAGATTGATATTACAACTCCTGCTAATTTAGTTAGAGGTTCATATCACCCAATCACTCTTGTACAAAGACAATGCGAAGAAATTTTCCGTTCAATGGGCTTTACTGTTGAGGATTATTCAGAAGTTGTTACTGACTATGAATGTTTTGAGTCCCTAAACATTCCTAAGCATCACCCTGCAAGAGATATGCAGGACACATATTATCTTGAAAACGGTCAGCTACTAAAGTCACAGACTTCAGCAGCACAGAATGCTATTCTTAAGAAATACGGCAAGAATCTAATTGAAAATGATGTACCAATCAGAGCAATTTTCCCGGGCAGATGCTTTAGAAATGAAGCAACCGATGCTTGTCACGAAAACACATTCTTCCAGATGGAAGGTGTTATGGTTGATAAGGACATCAGCATTTCAAACCTAATTTACTTTATGAAAACAATGCTTTCAGAGGTTTTCCAAAAGGATATTAAGGTAAGACTTCGTCCCGGTTTCTTCCCATTTGTTGAACCGGGTTTTGAACTTGACATTAGCTGTCTAATTTGTGGTGGTGAAGGTTGTGCATCTTGTAAGCACAGTGGTTGGTTAGAACTTTGCCCATGTGGTATGATTCACCCTGAAGTTCTAAAAGAAGGTGGCATTGACCCTGAAAAATATACAGGCTTTGCCTTTGGTCTTGGTCTAACAAGACTTGCTATGATGAAGTACGGCGTAAAAGATATTAGAGATTTAAACAGTGGTAACTTAAAGTCATTATCACAGTTTACTGACGATAAATAA
- a CDS encoding AMP-binding protein, with protein sequence MQLFNDFCNYTLDENGVLNSFQLDYPENYNFGYDVVDKMGELAPNDIAMEWTNPDHLHKTFTFADIKRLSNKAANAFKNQGVKKGDRVIVILKRNYEYWYIVPALHKLGAIVIPATNMLTLDDITYRVDTADIRFAVSTPDGDTAETLVKASKERTILEKVFVVRRDVEGAVNFTDEIEKADDNFERVETLAKEPMLIYFTSGTTGYPKAVMHDHTYTLSHIITAKFWQDVKEKGLHLTVAETGWGKASWGKIYGQWLCGCGVMVYDFDHFSPDKLLRVMEKYKVTSFCAPPTVYRYFIKRGMNNYDLSSLKHITTAGEALNPVVFKKVFEQTGLRLMEGFGQTESVLMIGNLVGSEEKVGALGKPTPLYNTMIVDDSGNELPANEVGEIVVVPQENQHGIFMGYCGDEKLYEKVWRNGVYHTGDTAYKDEDGYYWYVGRIDDLIKTRGFRVGPFEIENVLMKHPAVMECAVIGVPDESRGQAIKATVHLAEGYTESRELKRELKTFVNSRVASYKHIQHLEFIDEMPKTISGKIKRTDIREIDRNKIC encoded by the coding sequence ATGCAGTTGTTTAATGATTTTTGTAACTATACCTTGGACGAAAATGGAGTGCTGAACAGTTTTCAGCTTGATTATCCCGAAAACTACAACTTTGGCTATGATGTTGTGGATAAAATGGGGGAGCTTGCACCAAACGACATTGCTATGGAGTGGACAAACCCCGACCATCTTCACAAGACATTTACCTTTGCCGATATAAAAAGACTTAGCAATAAGGCGGCAAATGCCTTTAAAAATCAGGGTGTTAAAAAGGGCGACAGAGTGATTGTAATTCTTAAAAGGAATTATGAATACTGGTACATTGTTCCCGCACTTCACAAGCTGGGCGCTATCGTTATCCCTGCAACAAATATGCTCACCCTTGACGACATCACATACAGAGTTGACACAGCGGATATTCGCTTTGCAGTTTCCACACCTGACGGTGACACAGCGGAAACTTTAGTTAAGGCATCAAAGGAAAGAACGATTCTTGAAAAGGTTTTTGTTGTACGCAGAGATGTGGAGGGCGCTGTTAATTTTACAGATGAAATTGAAAAGGCTGACGACAACTTTGAAAGAGTTGAAACCCTTGCTAAGGAGCCAATGCTCATATACTTTACATCAGGTACAACAGGCTACCCAAAGGCTGTTATGCACGACCACACCTACACACTTTCCCACATAATCACAGCAAAGTTTTGGCAGGATGTAAAGGAAAAGGGACTTCACCTCACAGTTGCGGAAACAGGCTGGGGTAAGGCTTCATGGGGCAAAATTTACGGTCAATGGCTTTGCGGTTGCGGTGTTATGGTTTACGACTTCGACCATTTCTCACCTGACAAGCTGTTGAGAGTTATGGAAAAGTACAAGGTTACATCTTTCTGCGCACCGCCAACAGTTTACCGCTATTTCATCAAGCGTGGAATGAATAATTACGACCTTTCTTCATTAAAGCACATCACCACAGCAGGCGAGGCACTTAACCCTGTTGTATTCAAAAAGGTTTTTGAGCAGACAGGACTAAGACTTATGGAGGGCTTTGGTCAGACAGAGTCTGTACTAATGATTGGCAACCTTGTGGGGAGTGAGGAAAAGGTTGGTGCTTTGGGCAAACCAACACCACTTTACAACACAATGATTGTTGACGACAGCGGTAACGAGCTGCCTGCAAACGAGGTTGGCGAAATTGTAGTTGTCCCACAGGAAAATCAGCACGGCATCTTTATGGGCTACTGCGGTGACGAAAAGCTGTACGAAAAGGTTTGGAGAAACGGCGTTTATCACACAGGGGACACAGCCTACAAGGACGAGGACGGATATTACTGGTATGTTGGCAGAATTGACGACCTTATCAAGACAAGAGGCTTTAGAGTAGGACCTTTTGAGATAGAAAATGTACTGATGAAGCACCCTGCTGTTATGGAATGTGCAGTTATCGGTGTACCTGACGAGTCAAGAGGTCAGGCAATCAAGGCAACCGTTCACCTTGCAGAGGGCTACACAGAGAGCAGAGAGCTGAAAAGAGAGCTGAAAACCTTTGTAAACAGCCGAGTAGCCTCCTACAAGCACATTCAGCACCTGGAGTTTATTGACGAAATGCCAAAGACAATCAGCGGAAAAATCAAAAGAACAGACATCAGAGAAATCGACAGAAACAAGATTTGCTAA
- a CDS encoding DDE-type integrase/transposase/recombinase, giving the protein MITQEAKKKQAIVKYALRKGKSKASRVYGVSLSSVKRWCNQYDGTWQSLLPKSHRPHSHPNRHTKREERQIRNSFKKCYERYGWDGVYSDLKRKGYTRSYSGMIYAAKRMGLVKYKKTKKKSRKHRRYPELLIPGEKVQIDVKEVPYNCLRGKALRDGKHFYQWTAIDECTRMRFVYGFEEHTRKLNQILKLLLKEFPFKIQTIQTDNGREFTYKYQSSEVKSPFEIELNKLGINHKLIPPRTPWHNGKVERSHRNDQRYFYEWETFRNIEELNTKLKGHLEWSNNKTMRTLDYKSPMQLLSEKLELKSIH; this is encoded by the coding sequence ATGATAACACAAGAAGCAAAGAAAAAGCAAGCCATAGTAAAATACGCACTAAGAAAAGGAAAAAGCAAAGCAAGTAGAGTGTACGGTGTAAGTCTTTCAAGCGTAAAGAGATGGTGTAACCAATATGACGGTACCTGGCAATCGCTATTGCCTAAATCACACAGACCACATAGTCATCCTAACAGGCACACAAAAAGAGAAGAAAGACAAATTAGAAATTCTTTCAAAAAGTGCTATGAAAGATATGGATGGGATGGAGTATACAGTGATTTAAAGAGAAAAGGATATACAAGAAGCTACTCAGGAATGATATATGCAGCTAAAAGAATGGGCTTAGTAAAATATAAAAAGACCAAGAAAAAGAGCCGTAAGCATAGAAGATATCCGGAACTGTTAATACCTGGAGAAAAGGTGCAGATAGATGTAAAAGAAGTGCCATATAATTGCTTAAGAGGTAAGGCTTTAAGGGACGGAAAGCATTTTTATCAATGGACTGCAATAGATGAATGTACAAGGATGAGATTTGTATATGGGTTTGAAGAACATACACGAAAACTCAACCAAATTTTGAAATTGTTATTGAAAGAATTTCCGTTTAAAATACAGACTATTCAAACAGATAACGGAAGAGAGTTCACATATAAATATCAGAGCAGTGAAGTGAAAAGTCCTTTTGAAATAGAATTAAACAAACTAGGTATAAATCATAAATTAATACCACCACGAACACCTTGGCACAACGGAAAGGTAGAAAGAAGTCATAGAAACGACCAAAGATATTTCTATGAATGGGAAACATTCAGAAATATTGAAGAATTAAACACAAAATTAAAAGGACATTTGGAATGGAGTAATAACAAAACAATGAGAACACTTGATTACAAGAGTCCAATGCAGTTATTGAGTGAAAAGTTAGAATTGAAATCCATTCATTAA
- the nrdD gene encoding anaerobic ribonucleoside-triphosphate reductase, with protein sequence MTLTINGDMSKKEANLYVQQLKEKNPDKYFKTVDITVDGEYVDVNYTYDEVPFERIRRITGYLVGTVDRFNDAKRAEVNDRVKHSLTKCCSAEEIA encoded by the coding sequence ATGACACTAACAATTAATGGCGATATGAGTAAAAAAGAAGCTAATCTATATGTACAGCAGTTAAAGGAAAAAAATCCTGATAAATATTTCAAGACAGTTGATATTACTGTTGACGGTGAATATGTTGATGTTAACTACACATATGACGAAGTTCCTTTTGAAAGAATCAGAAGAATCACAGGTTACCTAGTAGGTACTGTTGACAGATTTAATGATGCTAAAAGAGCTGAAGTTAACGATAGAGTTAAGCATAGCCTAACAAAGTGTTGCTCAGCTGAAGAAATTGCTTAA
- a CDS encoding DUF6106 family protein — protein MDGFCEQVVKRKRKAKDNILAVVYIVMALLIPAVCISLAYVITAYFIYIGFFLLLALVPLALLLINYQKVEYEYSVVDNTLNVDKIIAKRRRKKIVRLRIDEIKEMVKFNEKYTGKKINKYYIAVDDVNDDDVYAFTYYNEARGNLAVVMKPNNTILEGMRPKLNPSIQIQVVKLLRNVK, from the coding sequence ATGGACGGATTTTGCGAACAAGTAGTTAAGAGAAAAAGAAAAGCTAAGGATAATATTTTAGCAGTTGTATATATAGTTATGGCTTTGCTTATTCCGGCAGTATGTATCAGCTTAGCATATGTTATTACTGCATACTTTATTTACATAGGATTTTTCCTACTTCTTGCTTTAGTGCCACTTGCACTTTTGCTTATTAATTATCAAAAGGTTGAATATGAATATTCTGTAGTTGACAATACTCTTAATGTTGACAAGATTATTGCAAAGAGAAGAAGAAAAAAGATTGTCAGACTTCGTATTGACGAAATCAAAGAAATGGTTAAGTTTAACGAAAAATATACCGGCAAGAAAATCAACAAATATTACATTGCAGTTGATGATGTTAATGATGATGATGTTTATGCCTTTACATATTATAATGAGGCAAGGGGCAACCTTGCAGTAGTTATGAAACCTAACAATACTATTCTTGAGGGTATGAGACCAAAGCTAAACCCAAGTATTCAAATTCAGGTTGTTAAGTTACTTAGAAATGTAAAATAA